tttctcttcttTACTTGATGATGCGCCTTGATGCTATAAATATATCTGATAGGTCTTGACCATTCCAAGCACAACTTGGGATAAGACGAAGTAGTGCCAAATTATGGATTGTGGGATTGAATTGAAGGGCTGCATTTGTCGGATCAACAACTGCGCTGTTGAACTCTTCTCAATGGAGGAGGACTTGGTGATTGATGATGAGGACTCGTGGGACCTTCTTGCGAGGGATCTTCGGTTGAAGGCTACATTCTTGTACATTGACCTCGGCCGTGTGATTTGCTCCTGTGAGATTGATGAACACAAGAAGATGCTCACCGGTTTAGCGAACAAGTTTTTCTACTTCATGGATGAGGTGAGCATTGCTTCCCTCGTTCTTGGCAAGCTTTCGCCCAAAGCATGTgtctctttttttatatataaaagcatGCCTCTTATTTCATTGCAAATTTAGTAATTCACACGTATTTGAAGAGCTCAAGGATGCCTTTGATTATATATAACACTCCTGTTTTAGTCATTTCCTGTAATAATGCTTTGTCATTTCACATTAAACGTGATTGGTTACTCCATCCTATCTAgctacaaattttatatagtttttattCATAATTTGTTATCTAAGTCAACAACTCAACATTTTAAGCTAAGCTAATGGGTTGTAAGGGGAGAAGGTTATCTTGGAATTTTCTGGATGTTTAATGTAAATGGATAATTATGCTTCCTTAAAAAAAGTTGTTAACGTCCTTTTCGTGTTTTTGTTTTAGCTGTTTATGGTTCATGAATCATGACTAGGCTCACCCAATAGAATTAGAAAGGTGCTCCTAGCCCGTTCGGCAATGTACTTATTTGTCAAATCAGTTATGGACAATCAACACACTTGATTAATTTGTGGATATATTCGCTGTCTATCTAATTTAAGATGCCTTTGCACAAATGGCAGTTGACGAATGCAGTGAGCAGCAGAAGCATCCCCCTCATGCAGGTGTGCTACAGTGATACGACTCTTCTTCTCCGCGAGGTGCTCTCCGCCCTTGTGCCCTCCCAGTAATTTGGGCCTAATTCAAGATTAGATGCCCCCTGCAAGGCTAGTATTCGCTCTGCTTCTGCAGCATCGCAATGTATGGAGCAGGCGAGGGTAAGATCTGAGAGCCTCACATTTTCTTGGAAGCAAGAAACACCCAGAAGAGGATGGATAAGGAAAATGTGAGAAGAATGAGGTGCAGAATCACCCTCACCTATGTACATATCTTTAATCAGCTTCagagttggaacttggaagcacTTTAATGGATTAGCATCCGGTTTGCACCAATGAGATGCACTTCTCTGAAGcttcttgtttgtttgtttgtttgtttcatttTACATGTGAAAGTTGACTCCTCTCTAACGCGAAATGTAGCAAGATAATTGCCGTTCCATAGCTTCATAGCTTTTAACCTGCAATTTCAGGCGATATGCTTTTGCCGGATAAACAACCAGGTCCTACGCTCCTCCTAGCTTCGGTTTTTTTGACTGATGTTACATTGTGGAGTGATTTTACGGTTCTTGAGGTACCAAGGGTACTCACAGTGCATGTCTCTAAAATGCGTGTCTCTAGGTGACAAATAAACCCATAACATACTTTGGAAACCCATCCCACGGTGCAAAGGGGGCAAGCAAATGGCTTCGAATGGCCGGAGCTGAAAAACGCCACACGGTGAGATCACGTAGACCATGGGGGGCCACTCTCACCAATGTAGGGGTGCCGCTCGTTCGTGCTCCTTGCGTCCTCTAGCGCAGCGAAGGAAACTGCATCCCAGTGAAGGGCCGAGGAATTCAATAGGGAAACGAGTCAAGCTGACGTGTGCAAGAATCTCCTACATGTCGGTTCTAATCCACACGACAACTCAGTCCACTGTAAACGGCCTAAGaagtatcatattttttatatgtaaaatttagtaTATCTTGCTATCTCCGTTATTAGGAGGTAAAAAATATTAGGACAATAGTCTTCTGCTGCTAAGCTTTGCTCCTTGCATTCAGGTTTAGAATTAGGCACATGCGCTGCCACTGATGCGTGCTTCATCCGTCTTAAAATAAACCAACCACGTATCGGATATGATACATCATAGTACGATAAATAGGGTGTGTTATCTATAtaaagttaatttattttgggacagttTGAGTAATTGGTAATGTAATCACAAAGCTGCCAGGTTGCGGTAGTATTCCAGTAGGCACAGATCTGCGATTTACGCGCTGGCGTCTTCACTCAAAATCCCCACATGTTTCGGCCTTCGACAGAGCCTACACGGCTACACATGCCCGTGTTGGCTTTGGGGTTTCCCGACTGAATGTGTCAAGTGTCAACGTGACACCAACCTTATCGGAAGCACCTGGCTGTGCACGCCTCAGCGTCCAAGAAGGCTACACGCTGCCACTGCCAATCTGCCATGGCATTGCAGCTCGCTGCCCAAGCGCTCTCCGCGATCCTCCTGTCCGGCGCCCAGCCGAGCAGCAGACGCGCGACACCGCCCGGAAACGGCCAACGGAGTCGGAGACCGCCAGCCACCGgcaggcggcggctggcggcgtcGCTCCTCGCgtcccagctgctgctgctgcccgcggcggcgaccagcgTCGCCGGCGCGTTCGAGTTCGACCTGAGGATCACTGTGCCGGAGCAgtccggcgaggaggccgaggccgtcGTGAAGCTCCACGCGAGGAACCTGGTGCGCGTCAAGGGGCTCATCGACGCCAGGTCGTGGAGGGAGCTGCAGGCGGCGCTCCGGTCCAGCGCCGCCAACCTCAAGCAGGACCTCTACGCCATCATCCAGGCGAGCCCGGCGAGCCGGCGGCCGGAGCTCCGGCGGCTCTACTCCGACCTCTTCAACAGCGTCACCAGCGTAAGCGTCGACACACAAATCAAATCGACGTGTCTACTCAACTCACAGTAGAACATGGTGTGCTAATCTTGTTCTTGTTTCGCATGCAGCTAGATTATGCGGCCAGGGACAAGGATGAGCTCCGAGTTCAGGAATACTACAGCAACATGATCACAAGCCTCGACGAGATTTTTTCCAAGATCATGTAGCAGCTGTCGATTTTTAGCTCGTCTAGGatgaatagagagagagagagagagagagagagagagatgaattaGATAAAGCTAGACTCTTGGATTGCATTTTACACACAGGGAACAGCAAAATGTTAACGGGCAAAAAggccttttttttcctcttttgctAAGCTTAGctaatagctagctagctagctagtacttaTTATTAACTAACTTCCTATTCTACATCCTCTATTCACTATACTGAGAAACTGACAGGATGAGAaatcgaaaagaaaaaaaaattcaatatgTGCAGGTGCACCAAGACGAGCAAAACTGAAGTTTCCTGAAATATTACTGTTCAGCCACCAGTTTTACAGGCTTGTCGCTGGCCAGCTGGGGCGTACGTTCAACCCATGTCAGTGGAGGCCGAGCAGCAGATTGGTTACAGTTACCTCCCCTTCGCCTTCTGATAGAGAAAGCAGGATCCCTGGTAGTTctactcatcagtcatcaccatCTGACAGCAGTAATTCCCAAATATTTCACTAAGTTTGTGATGGAGTTTAAACGTTTGCTTCATGTGCAACCTGTTGGCAGTGACTTACCATCCTCTTGGTTCCTCCTTCAATTGGCTGCCTCCGAGAAATTGTGGCTAAGAATGAAAGGAAATCAAATTAACAGGTAAAACAAAATTTCCATACTGTGTGTCGAATAGTCACAGGACCTTGAGTACTTACCACTGTAAGACCAGGAAGTACGAAGCTAGCAAGATTTTCATTCACCGAGACGGGCAACGGAGGCATCTTACTCATTATCCCAGGCATTTGGTTCATGCTGTTTATAGAAGAAACACAATTAGAGACAGTGAATCTATACTACAAGCATAACTCCAAAATTCTGCATGCATCAGAGAGGGAATATGTTTACGTTTGCAGAAGACCATTGATGTTCCTTCTTGTCCGATGGAAGAGTTCAATATTGTTTTGCGGCTGGAAGAAATAGTAATTAGAGTGAAATCCATGTAATTAACGGGAAATATGTTTAACACAGCGCATTTTCATAATGATCGATGCACCTCTCCAATATGGTTTTGCGCGAACATAGCCTAgaattacttttttttcatcGGGTCGGCAAAGAAGTGCCGAC
This window of the Oryza sativa Japonica Group chromosome 4, ASM3414082v1 genome carries:
- the LOC4336432 gene encoding photosynthetic NDH subunit of lumenal location 3, chloroplastic; the protein is MDCGIELKGCICRINNCAVELFSMEEDLVIDDEDSWDLLARDLRLKATFLYIDLGRVICSCEIDEHKKMLTGLANKFFYFMDELTNAVSSRSIPLMQVCYSDTTLLLREVLSALVPSQ
- the LOC4336434 gene encoding psbQ-like protein 3, chloroplastic, with translation MALQLAAQALSAILLSGAQPSSRRATPPGNGQRSRRPPATGRRRLAASLLASQLLLLPAAATSVAGAFEFDLRITVPEQSGEEAEAVVKLHARNLVRVKGLIDARSWRELQAALRSSAANLKQDLYAIIQASPASRRPELRRLYSDLFNSVTSLDYAARDKDELRVQEYYSNMITSLDEIFSKIM